The nucleotide window GCCAGATAGACTACAGTTCGTTAGGAAGCCAGGTTTCTGCCTACACTGGAAACCAATGATAGCTGACTGTCCAATTTAGGCAATTGCAAATTACAAAATTGTAACTAATTCACTCATTAGTTTAGCTATCTCGGTAAACAAGCCAGAGACAACCAACGAGAAACTCGCTTGCTACCTGATTAACTTACTATGTACCGAGTTGGCTTGCTTAAAGTTTTTAGCCTCCAAATGTTAGCTAACTGACTAAGAACAAGGGCACTGAAACTTACAAAGACTAGCGGACAACCTGACGAACTACCCAGCAACGAGTTGCGAAATTAATGCAAGAAACAGTTATCTAACACTACATCTTGCGGGGTAGCTAAATGTTGTGGCCAAATCGTAGACGCTTCTGACTGCTACTGAAGATGCATTACAGATGTCCCTAACTAGCTAACGTACGCTACGGTGATTATTTCATGTCGTAAAGTACCTGGATCACGACTCTAGTGGCGGCGGCCATTTTTGTGACCTTCCACCCCTTCTCCCGGAGactttaaatcttttttttttccctcgaaGCACAGGAGGGCGTGATGGTGCTGTcgtgtgaaatgaaatgcagcGATTAAACTCAGGCAAAAGGTTCTCATTTGTCTACAGTACAAGCGAGGCTAAGGAAGACCCGTGTCTGACaagcttttaaaacattttaaacattctgtttatattctttaattattttccaCAGATACTCATTCATCTTAAGATTGCCTTGTACTAGgttacattgttaaaaaaacttTACTTTTATAAACGTTCACTCTTAAATATACCCCttaaaacaaacttgtccatCTTCAAAAGCCTTATTTAATAGCGTTTATTTACTTGAATATTGCATATTTCTAATAACACATATTAAATTATGCCTACCATTTACTGTTAttaattacagttattattaaCCTTATTTCTTATTATGAttcttttaaattacattttcaaattgacTCTGTATTAGCAAACAAAactgtatttctgaaaatgtaatgcaataaaatactGTTGACACCTCAACCTTTCTCTAGTGTTCCTTTCCCAATGAGACATTTGAGTAGCCCATTTTAATGAGAAAGATATTGGGGGTCACACTTAAACTAATGAGCCACATTAAAGTTTTATTGCACAGGTACATAACAACCAGTAGTTAGCAATCTGTTCAATTCACAGCTTTTGTAATCATgacaaacataatgtaaaatgcaattgATAATCTGTAAGTAGCTTGATCTGGACAGTGTAGATACACATGCACTGAAGGGGGATCAGCAACCCCAAAAGATGGGCAAAGGTAGTGTCAAGATCACAGGCACactcattacatcacattatattcatttagcagacacacaaTTCCTCCACCACCCATTAAGTTAAAGGAGATGAGTGATTTGTCCAAACTGGCTGGTTTCACTACATGCAGTCCTGTTTCAGGAATTGTTGTAGAGTGCAGTGGTGGTCATGGCGTTTCTCATCTTCAGCTATATGCATGGCAATCAGCCAAGTACTGCACTGGTAACTGTCATTACAAAAGAATGCCACTCGGTTTCTTGTAAATTGATTTATAATGATTTTCGCTCTTCAGAATACAAGAAAACTCGCATGCATACAGtcatgtgaaaatgcatgtatacatgtttaCCAAAAACACATGAAGCTACATAATTATAATTTGAGACTGATATGGAAAGCGtttgaaagacagatggaaATCTGATTACTGGTGGCTCTGAAGTAGTTACCAGGCAAGGAGGCAGGCCAACAGACAGCATGCCATAGAGAAAAGTCCCTAGAGAAGATGGCACTATCAGCTTAGTCTCTCAGGCATTTCCTGTGCTCTGGTGATTCTCATCTCTTCGTGATCCATCCCAGCTTCACCCTTTGCTTCTCTCGCCTGTTTCTCTCCACCTGTCTCAGGATCCTCTTTACGTCTGGGTGGGCACAGTACTTCTTTCCTTTCACATGCAGTCTGAATTGAAGAGAAGCGTAATTATACACAGATATGAGCACATTAATACATAACTTGCAGACATCTGCTTCCAGTATTTTAATCACATTCTTCTCCTTTTGCACCTATTTCAGCATTAATAGAAGATATAAGGTACTGACATCAAAAAGttcattctgtatttattgtatgtaGCATTGTAATAAAggcgcatgtgtatgtgtgtatgtgtgtgtgcatgtatgtatacatgtcaACTGTTATGGTGATTAGGTAGCCAGATATAGAGGCAGCTGGGGATCTTGACATTTATTATATCAGTTAATCAGTTCTATCAGTTGAAATATCAGTTATCCTATCTCCCTGCAATTTTAAGCATATATTCTGCGATAAATGTACGATTacttattaaatgtattaatttgaaCAGgcaatttattttatcatatgtacagtatgttttgttACATAAAATGTCTCCTTGTACTTagaattttcagattttcagattcTATAGATGTATCCATTACTTTTTCTTAACCCTAACAACTTACATCAGCGCATCAATTTCACATGTACCATGGCTGCTTTGAACGTCAAACTTATCCACTTTTCTCAAAATGTTTCGAGGAATTAATTTTGAAGTGGCCACACAACATTTGGGTATGGCGCCTAAAAGAGAGAATAGGTTATTTTGTTGTGTCAACAAGGCATTCACATTCTATAAAGATGGGTAAAAAAATCCCTCCCAttcaataaagacaaaaacattatgCTTAAATGTACTCAAAAGGACAATAATGAGGAGTGGCAGGACACATTTATGGAGAGTCATACCTTAGCATCACAGCTGTTTCAAATTCAGAATCCCTTTTAGTCACTTATTGGTAGGTCTTATATGTTAGCGCTAGCTAGCGATCTTTGTCAGACGCAGACCCGACTGTCCTGCAAATTGCATGGTTTTACCATCTTGCCAACACTCGGATGCCTGTGTGTCACCAGGTGGACAGtctttcatgaataaataaattgcttttgCTTGCAGGCTTATAATGCACTTACAATAGCTGTGCAGTTCTACCTCAAGGTGATTTTCATTGCCAAAATGCTGACAGGAATAATGACTGAACAGTGGCTAGAAGGTTACATCTTGGCAACATGTATAGTCCTTGCACATCTGTAACAGCTTTTAGTATAATCAATCAAGTTATCCTTATTAAAAACTTGACTAAATTAAAAATTCACTTCTTGTTTCAGCATAAAATACAAGAATCACCGAGATAAATTAATCTTTTGATGAATTActctttaatttttcattatgaTTAGCCAGGTAGAGAGCTGCATTTTCACCCGTGCAGTTCAAGTAAAATATCTTGTTCAAGAGCAGAACAGTGTCATTCAGCCTATAATTAGAACCAAAAACCCTCTGGTTACCACATCACTACAACACAGCTCTGTAGTTCTGACCCTTGAAAGTTTGCTAAACTTGGTTCCAGACTTCAGTGAGTTTCAATCCTTCAATCTACACCCACGTCCACTCTTACCTTCAGTGATGGTGACAGTAGCACACAAAAAGAGCAGAACGGCAGCAACCTTGAGATCCATGGTGAGATTGAGAGCTTGAGTCTTGTCTGAGCTTATATGCACATAGAATATGCCACACCCTGTGCCTGTAGGCAAAGCTTGTTGGCTGATTCAGTTAGTATTAACATTGGCAATCATACTGTGACTGACAGGATAAACAAATCTAAGTAATCACAGTGAgttaaaagaaatggaaaattgtaggtgaaattaaaagtaaaaaaaatctattgtacttacaaatttcatttgatatcTTGCACATTTTCAAAGTCACGCAAATGACAAGGCATTGTTTGGCAAGTTCCCATATACGATTGCTCCAAACTAAACTGAACAGGAAGGAGACCAACCTTTGGGTTGTAGACCTGTAGGGTTTGCGTACAATTCAATCTGAAATTTAGTTCAAATAAATACccattttaagtatttttcaCCTACCAAATTGTTTGAACTTActtaaatgtgtaattaaaagaaaaatttaattttcttttttttctggttccTTTAATCTTGAGTTTTAATAAACCTTTGGTTTTACAGTCTGACCACAAGTGAATGTGAAGCAGACCATCCTGTTCAGATCCAAGTGACAAACACATCCATTCATGTTGCATTCAGAAAGCAAATGGCCAAACAGTACCACACAATGACCAAACAATGACTAAACCCGACCACTGTACCATAATTAtgttggttttaaaataaaaccactgacagcttaaaaattaaccaaaccatacaaaacaaacaccatttATTCAGTGAGTTGTTAcatataaaaattcaaaatacatcatttacaattaaatatgcacaaaaaacaagagcatacagtaaaacaaagcataattaaattaaaacctCAGTCCAGCAAAAGTTTAAAACACTCCTGATGAGGagattttcctcattttttactgttaaaacccggaaaaaatgttttcaatggaCACAGTTCTGCTGtgccttttgtttctgtaattcAACAAGTAGCAGCTTCATGGAATGTGGTTAAATCTTTGTCTTGTGTtatgcatctgaaaaaaattaagaaatgaaaattatatgaaaataaaacatgggtGGCATTAATAAAACATCCACAGTGAGGGACACATTTGTTGCACATAACATTGGCTTGGGCCAGGCATTTTTAGTACAGGTCTTGTGTTCTGAAAGCAGAGCATGTACATCCACCATGTTAAAATCCATTTTGCCATGAGTGACATGCAAATTTAATGACCTGGAGCATTCCCAAAAGTTAAACAGCACCTTAACTATTTTCCATAGTTAAAGGGCTGCTGTTTGACAAATTtgattatttcagtttcatttaatgtttatctAGTTAGAGCTGGAAATGGACCTAGAACTCTTCTGTTAAAACAGGTTCATAACTCTCGGGTCTAGAATTAACCACCATGAACCAAATCACTGGGCTGACCCAGACGCATATGTACATGCCTCCTCtgttcaaccaaacactttccctgggttccctccatctctcacagCACCACCATAGATGTCTATTAATGGGTGCCACTGATGTTCAAGACagtgtcagacagagaggatCTGCTGTGGCCAGGGAGGTCCCCTTTGCTCACCTGCAGTTTTCCAGTTGGTGCTGGGAAAGGAAGGACACTGCTCCTGGCTGGCTAAGAAGTGCTGATAACAAGAGACCATAGCCAGTCAGAGTTATGGCAGATGCAACAGTGACCAGGCTCACACATGCTTATTCCAAATGGACAAATCCCACAAAGTCAGACATGGAGATGTTCACCCTCAGTTAAAGCAGACAACTGTTTCAGAGGGTAAGAACCTCACACATTTTTGTACTCCCCTCACCCCTAAAACGAAACCATGAACAAAGCCAAAGAATTCTGTTTATCTTTCTGCCTGTTCAGATACTTGTCAAGAGAGCAAGTTTTGACTGGATAAAAGTCTTAATCATAACAGCCCCTGAGGTGCGGCAATTTCGCAACAGTTATGAGAAAAGCAGTCATTAAAATTGTGACCGGGAAGAGTGTCAATACTGTGGCACCAAAGCATATGAGAAAGGGGGGAGAAACAATGCAGATCAAACGTTCATGAGTAAGAAGGATGTGTTTCTGGGCGGACAAGTGATGACAAGAGATGTTACAGAACTCAATAGACAGGAAGGGAGCTCCTATGGGTTCTTTCAACCCGAATAAAACACGTAagtcaaaaaaaggaaagaagtgTGTTTTTCAGAGGTGGTTCTTTTCATGTATGAAAGTAGGGGCCTCACCTGTTGGATCTGCTGGATCTCCCTCATGGCCAGTCGGATGGAGGGGTAGAGGCGAGGAAAGGGCCTGCCCTTTGTAGCCGGGTCCTCCTCATGATCTGCACCCGCCAGGTAGTTTCGGCTTTCCCCGCTCTCGGCGCGGAACCTACGGTCTGAGATCCTCCTCAACACTGGGGGCTTCTGAGCCTCCAGGCTCGGGTTCTGACCCGGTGGGACAAAGAGCCGCTGCAGCTCCAGATGCACCTGGTCTGGCCCAGAGTCCTCCTCCCCGGGGCCATGGCTGCTGTCAGCCCATGATGGTGCCAGCATTGGGTTCTTCAGCTCTTCATAGTCTGGCTCCTGGTCACACATCTGGAACAGCACAAACTTGGCCTGTAAGGAGGTCAGTTCATCTGGCCATTGTGGAGTACTGCTTAGAGCTCATGGTGGGATACGCTTAGTGTCCAATCCCatcattcatttacaataaGGTCCTGATGATCATTTATTCCCATTCCCATTCCCATACTCCCATACATCTTAGGCCTCCACTAGCAATTGTGACTTAATCTTTGATTTAATCTCACCATGGTGACGCTGACTGCTGTAGCATAAAATTTCACCCACATATTTAAACGAAGAGCATCACTTTGTGTGTAGGATTGTGATCCGCAGGTGTGGGATTACCTGTCCACAGGGCACAGTGAGAAGCTCCATGAAGGGTTTGATGCCCACTCGGGTGTGGTACTCCACCAGGTCAGGCAGCGAGGGGTGTGCCCGGTCCTCCCCCAGGATAACATACTTGCCATTGGTCTGCATCTCAATCATGTAGTGTCTGCAGCGGTCTTTGGCCCTGCGTATCAatgagagaggtcagaggtcagacagAGCCACTTTCTGTCCAATTCATGCTGCATCAATACATAGCGACAGACACCCAATGGCTTCATTGTTTGTGCTATTTGATGTATTTATGCACTCATCAGCATGCGACTCATTAGCAATATATTTCCGGCTTGGACAggtgataatatttattcattccttccttccttccacatattttaatgacagacaattttaacaaaatggAGCTTCAAAGCACTATAGGCCAACAGTTCAGGCTTAAAGTCTAAATGGGCAACAGgctgtgtcacactgtgtggGTTCTGCCCTGTTAAATTTTGCTTCTATAACAAATCACATTTAACATAATGTGACAGGCACATAAATATTTGTCAGTGAACGTTCACTTCTTCTTCAACACATTCTGATTTAGAAAACAAAGGAGCGAAGTACTGCCGTAACAATTTCGAACTGGCCGAACGCAATGCAATGCCTGAATTCTCACAGGCTTTGCGGTTGTGACGAACGGCTCTGATTGGGTACGTGTGCTGTGTATGCACTCAGAGTTTGTCTGGTAACAGGAAGTGACAAGCCGCGTGGAACAGTACTGCAATGGCAGTAATCTCAAATGGGATTATGCTACTTCTCCCATGCTCGTTCTGCCTTATCAGCCATTTGCAGCAGATAGCTACTTATTCTTCAACACCATGGCGCACAGCTTGTTCCTCTCCTTTAGAAAGAACAGGCGACTTTCATTcctcttggtttttttttttttttcctggtgggGAGTTGGCAGCCATACCTGTACGTTAGCGTGTAACCCTCCCGGCTCTGCCCGACTCGAATCAAGAAGCAGCCAACGGGCTTGTCTGTCAGGAGGTCCTCAGCTTGCCTGGGAAAACATTCAGTTAAGGGTTAGCCAGGAGTTCCATTAGCTTCAGATCACTCAAACAGGAGGTGGAGAGGGCGAGACAGACATTCCTcctcccacacagcacacaatttcaatttaattttcaaattcatgtcTTTCAAATGCTATTAATTTGACACGAGTCTTTTATGTTATTGGCCTTGTATAACAAACTCCTTCCTCTGATACTTTGCCTAGAGGGAACTGGTCTGTCACGATTTGCTGTACTATTTGTCACCCCAAGGGTTTTTCATAAAGGTCACAACCTGATACCCAGAGAGCTATTAAGGAATTAATTTCCTGTGTTCCATCAAAGACAGAGGACTGACTGAAAGGCCTTCTTAGGTGCATGGCAATATTCACCTTCATTTCCCTTAAAATTCCAGAGATAGCACTAGATCAATATCAACGATTTATGTGAACAGTTTCAAGGCACTACTGGCTCCTGCTTACCACAGGAGCTAACAGGAAAGTTGGCATATGAAATGGATTGTCAAGCCAGCTGGTGTAATTTTTTAGGCTGTTATGATGTTCCCACCCTCTTGTTCATTAGCAGGATTGGTATGGCCATGGAAAGTGTGAATGGAGTAAAGTACTGTATAGAGCTGCAGTTTCCAGGAGTGTATAATGTAGGCTTGTCTACCTAGGGGTGCCTCAGCCATGTCTTACAGAAGGTTTACAAGCAGACTCTGGGTCCTGGATCCTCATTGTGACACATCATCTTCTAATACTAATGTAATGATACCAGAGGTTTATGATGAAAGAGAAgcagatgaagatgatgatgatgatgatgataataggATGGTGTGATATAAAATTTTTGTAATTCAGACCTGTCCTGAGCTCCTCACCTGCGCGTGATCATGCCGTGGAACCAGCAGGGGAAGGCTCCATTCCGCACCACCTTCCTGGCCTGCGTCTCCTTGAACCAGCGGATGGTGTTCCTCCTCTTCTTGTGCTTTTCTTTGGCCCGTTCCTCCCCATCCGGCTGGCCCACATGGGAGGCGAGGTTACTGTTCACATGCAGGTCGTTGTCAAAGGGTGTGGCCTGTCAAGAAAAGggcagaaaggaaagaaaaaaatctagatatagattttaaaaatctatttataGACAGACAGTACAGtagatagagacagacagaccccATACCTCAAACTGCTTGCTGCGTGGCCGGGGGACAGGGGCCAACTGGACAGCCTTGGGACTTCCTGGCAGAATGGAGCGAGGTCTGGGCTGAGGCTTCTTCTTCCTCGGTAACGGTACGGGCGGTGAAACAGgccctgcaacacacacacaaacgtaaaCCCTCACAACCACCACTGCTTCTGCTCAAAACCTCCACCATCTACATCTCACACATCCAACGTTCAAAAAGAGCAACTCTGCTCAATGAAGAGCTGGACACCCTATTAcactttctgaaaatgaaagcagaggtGAGATTTACTCTGGCTCCCAGATAAACTGTAACATTCATACAACTCACCTGTAATGTAGCAGTTGTTACTATGTTGTTACCTAATTGTTACCCATGCTTTTACTACATCAGAGCATGTATGGCTTGTAAAGAGTGATTTCACAAGGATGTAGAACAACAACTTTGGAGAACAGCTACTGAAGAAACTGTTCTAGGTCATGTGACAGGATATGGGTAGAACTGGTTGACAAATGAAGGAAGGTCTGGCAGTACTGAGGGGTAACAGAAACAGCTCCTCACTCTTGTTCTCCCGCTCGGCGTCCAGAcgcctcttcatctcctcctccagcagctgctgcctcctctcctcttcctccctctcctctcgcTCGCGCTGCGCCTGCCTCTGTTTCCGCACCTCTGCCAGCAGGGCCAGGTACCTCCGCCGGCAGCTCACCGCCCGGTAGTCTGCAAACCACACAACCACCGGTCAGCACCACCGCCGAAGCCGGGCACATGTCACCCAGTAGCCGTTATTCAGTGACCGGCATTTCGGCAGTTTTAAAAATGGGGTGTTCTTCACAAGTCTTTGGGAGGGGGAGAGCATCAGTACTAAGACAAAGAGGGCTTTAGTACTAAGATAAAACTAGACTGCAACTGGACACATTTTTAGACAGAAGCAgctaattatgtaattatggctgaggcactgctgttgtgtcttgCATCAAGGCACTCAACTTGGAACTGCTGCATTAAATATAACCtttcaatataaatgaaatgctgatttatactatatttatactATACAATCATCATAAAGGTGGATAATTTACCCACCTGACAGCGTCTGCCCTAAAGGTAACTGCTCCTTCTGACACTGTTGCATCAGGGGCTTTATTTAAAATCATCTGAAAGCTGTAAACCCATCACCTGTCAGCCCTTGTTTTTGCAGATGTTTGTACAAAACTGTTCAGCTATGGGCTGACAATGGGGCCCTATATGCTGTACACTGTGACAACAGCGTACGGTTCAGGTATGGGGAGACTATATGACTCTATACGCAATGTGTTGTGAGAATCATTTCCTTTACatctcagcagatgctcttggcCATAGTGACTTGcatgggttacaattttcatGTGTTGCCCACTTTTCAGCTGGATAATTCACTCTGGCAGTTTGGCTTGAgtgcctttcccaagggtacaataggAATGCTACACCAGGGGagttgaactggcaaccttcgCATTAGAAGCCCTAATCCTTTCCACTGCACCATACTGCTATATTTAGAATGGCACTCACTCTTTTGGAGGACCAGTGCGGCCTTCCCAAGTTTCTCCAGCAGTCTAGCCAGCTCCTCTTGGTGCCAGTACTTAAAGAACAGACGAGAGGATCTGTAAGGAGAGTGCAAAGAAAGAGAAGATGATGAGAAAGCGCTACTGCTTAAATTCAAAACGTGCTTTCCAccataaatcaataaaatgctCAGCCGAGGTTTACTTTGCAAATGAAATCTTCAGTCAAACCAACAATGAGGCTGCACACATTATCACCTCTGTTCCATGCTGAAAAACATGGCTATGctaacataaatattttatagctTTCACTGCTACTGACCCGCTGATACCAATCGGCCCCCTGCAACCCTGATCTGTTCAGAATATA belongs to Megalops cyprinoides isolate fMegCyp1 chromosome 5, fMegCyp1.pri, whole genome shotgun sequence and includes:
- the ccl27b gene encoding C-C motif chemokine 27b → MDLKVAAVLLFLCATVTITEGAIPKCCVATSKLIPRNILRKVDKFDVQSSHGTCEIDALILHVKGKKYCAHPDVKRILRQVERNRREKQRVKLGWITKR